The following proteins come from a genomic window of Enterobacter chengduensis:
- the adeP gene encoding adenine permease AdeP, with product MSQQHTTQTSGQGLLERVFKLREHGTTARTEVIAGFTTFLTMVYIVFVNPQILGVAGMDTSAVFVTTCLIAALGSILMGVFANLPVALAPAMGLNAFFAFVVVQAMGLPWQVGMGAIFWGAIGLLLLTIFRVRYWMIANIPVSLRVGITSGIGLFIGMMGLKNAGVIVANPDTLVTIGHLTSHNVLLGVLGFFIIAILASRNIHAAVLVSIVVTTLLGWMLGDVHYNGIVSAPPSVSTVIGHVDLAGSLNLGLAGVIFSFMLVNLFDSSGTLIGVTDKAGLADEKGKFPRMKQALFVDSISSVAGSFIGTSSVTAYIESSSGVSVGGRTGLTAVVVGILFLLVIFLSPLAGMVPPYAAAGALIYVGVLMTSSLSRVKWDDLTEAVPAFITAVMMPFSFSITEGIALGFISYCVMKIGTGRFRDLSPCVIVVALLFVLKIVFIDAK from the coding sequence ATGAGTCAACAACACACTACCCAGACATCTGGTCAGGGTCTGCTTGAGCGCGTGTTTAAACTGCGCGAGCACGGCACAACGGCACGCACCGAAGTGATCGCCGGTTTCACCACCTTCCTGACGATGGTCTATATCGTTTTTGTGAACCCTCAAATTCTGGGCGTTGCTGGCATGGATACCAGCGCCGTCTTTGTGACTACCTGTCTGATTGCGGCGCTTGGCAGTATCCTGATGGGCGTGTTCGCTAACCTGCCGGTTGCGCTGGCTCCCGCTATGGGTCTGAACGCCTTCTTCGCGTTCGTGGTGGTTCAGGCGATGGGGCTGCCGTGGCAGGTGGGCATGGGCGCCATCTTCTGGGGCGCGATTGGCCTGCTGCTGCTGACCATTTTCCGCGTGCGTTACTGGATGATTGCGAACATTCCCGTGAGCCTGCGCGTGGGCATCACCAGCGGTATTGGTCTGTTCATCGGCATGATGGGGCTGAAAAACGCCGGCGTGATCGTGGCGAACCCGGACACGCTGGTGACCATCGGCCACCTGACCTCGCATAACGTGCTGCTGGGCGTGCTGGGCTTCTTTATCATCGCGATCCTGGCCTCCCGCAATATTCACGCGGCGGTGCTGGTGTCCATCGTGGTTACCACCCTGCTGGGCTGGATGCTGGGCGACGTTCACTATAACGGCATCGTCTCCGCGCCGCCGAGCGTCTCAACCGTAATTGGTCACGTTGACCTGGCGGGTTCCCTGAACCTGGGCCTGGCGGGCGTGATTTTCTCCTTCATGCTGGTTAACCTGTTTGACTCCTCCGGTACGCTGATTGGCGTGACGGACAAAGCGGGCCTGGCGGACGAGAAAGGGAAATTCCCGCGCATGAAGCAGGCGCTGTTTGTGGATAGCATCTCTTCCGTCGCGGGCTCTTTCATCGGCACCTCGTCTGTTACCGCTTACATTGAATCCTCTTCCGGCGTGTCCGTAGGCGGCCGTACCGGCCTGACGGCGGTGGTGGTGGGTATTCTGTTCCTGCTGGTGATCTTCCTCTCTCCGCTGGCGGGTATGGTTCCTCCGTATGCAGCGGCCGGCGCGCTGATCTACGTGGGGGTGCTGATGACCTCCAGCCTGTCACGCGTGAAGTGGGATGATTTAACCGAAGCGGTGCCGGCGTTTATTACCGCCGTGATGATGCCGTTCAGCTTCTCGATTACCGAAGGTATCGCGCTGGGCTTTATCTCCTACTGCGTAATGAAGATCGGTACCGGCCGCTTCCGCGACCTCAGCCCGTGTGTGATTGTTGTTGCACTGCTGTTTGTGCTGAAGATTGTGTTTATTGACGCCAAATAA
- a CDS encoding NADPH-dependent FMN reductase, with amino-acid sequence MSDTLKVVTLLGSLRKGSFNGMVARTLPQLAPAGMEISALPSIGDIPLYDADVQQEEGFPQSVEALADQIRQADGVVIVTPEYNYSVPGGLKNAIDWLSRLPEQPLTGKPVLIQTSSMGAIGGARCQYHLRQILVFLDAMVMNKPEFMGGVIQNKVDPQTGEVVDQSTRDHLSGQLTAFGDYIKRVKA; translated from the coding sequence ATGTCTGATACGTTGAAAGTCGTTACGTTACTGGGAAGCCTGCGCAAAGGTTCATTTAACGGGATGGTAGCCCGCACGCTGCCACAGCTGGCGCCTGCAGGAATGGAGATTAGCGCCCTGCCGTCTATTGGCGATATTCCGCTGTATGATGCGGATGTCCAGCAGGAAGAAGGGTTCCCGCAGAGCGTTGAGGCGCTGGCAGATCAAATCCGCCAGGCCGACGGCGTGGTCATTGTCACCCCGGAGTATAACTACTCGGTTCCGGGTGGCCTGAAGAATGCCATCGACTGGCTGTCCCGTTTACCTGAGCAGCCGCTGACAGGCAAACCGGTACTCATCCAGACCAGTTCTATGGGCGCCATTGGCGGCGCACGCTGCCAGTACCACCTGCGCCAAATCCTGGTATTCCTGGATGCGATGGTGATGAACAAGCCGGAGTTTATGGGTGGCGTGATTCAGAACAAGGTCGACCCGCAGACGGGCGAGGTGGTGGATCAGAGCACGCGCGACCATCTTTCTGGCCAGCTAACGGCGTTTGGGGATTATATTAAGCGGGTTAAAGCGTAA
- a CDS encoding 4'-phosphopantetheinyl transferase family protein — protein sequence MATHFARGILTEGRLVSARISSACHREALALPEHRRSRFLASRALLAELMFMLYGTSELPDITTQPEGRPVFADPDLPRFSIAYTGNIIGVALTTEGDCGLDMELQRATRSFHGGNAHEDYPLSSNEKLWVRNQNDAVEARAQLITLRQSIRKLCGCASDDASLLQLLPGSGRLRAAQATLVEALCDAEDVLIWSIAVTPAIERMKIWEFDSQQGWRSLPDVPERANEPAARLMRLTSLPAEKAFTLS from the coding sequence ATGGCTACGCACTTTGCAAGAGGGATACTTACGGAAGGACGTCTCGTATCGGCAAGAATTTCTTCAGCCTGCCACCGTGAAGCACTCGCGCTTCCGGAACACCGCAGGTCGCGGTTTTTAGCGTCCCGGGCGCTTCTCGCGGAACTGATGTTTATGCTGTACGGCACCAGCGAGCTGCCGGACATCACGACCCAACCCGAAGGCCGCCCGGTCTTCGCCGACCCGGATCTCCCTCGTTTTTCGATTGCCTACACGGGCAATATCATTGGCGTTGCGCTGACCACCGAAGGGGATTGTGGGCTAGATATGGAACTTCAGCGCGCGACGCGCAGCTTCCACGGGGGCAATGCCCATGAAGACTATCCGCTCTCCAGCAACGAGAAGCTGTGGGTCCGCAACCAGAACGATGCTGTCGAAGCCAGAGCCCAGCTCATTACCTTGCGCCAGAGCATTCGCAAGCTCTGCGGATGCGCCTCAGACGATGCCAGCCTGCTGCAGCTGTTGCCGGGCTCCGGGCGTCTGCGCGCCGCCCAGGCCACGCTGGTAGAAGCGCTCTGCGATGCAGAAGATGTGCTCATTTGGTCCATTGCGGTGACCCCCGCCATCGAACGCATGAAAATCTGGGAATTTGACAGCCAACAGGGATGGCGTAGCCTTCCTGATGTGCCCGAGCGCGCCAACGAGCCCGCCGCACGTCTGATGCGTTTAACCAGTTTACCGGCAGAAAAAGCATTTACCCTAAGCTGA
- the yidZ gene encoding HTH-type transcriptional regulator YidZ, giving the protein MKKPISSLDLNLLLCLQLLLQERSVTRAAKRMNVTPSAVSKSLAKLRDWFDDPLFVKTPLGLLPTPLTVSLEQDLADWMQIGNQILDKFHHDSPGGLTFVLAAETPLMLIRFNTLLEQVNQRYPQATVKMHHWDYDSLDAITRGEVDLGFTGRETHPRSRELLKLLPWFIDYEILFSDRPCVYLREDHPALQQEWNLDTFLRYPHISIFWERSDTWALDEVLKEMGRERNIAMCLPGFEQAMFMAAQPGHHYIATAPHYCHHYNELHQRKLIALPIPIDEELAEKLTVPFTLIWHKRNSHNPKILWLRETIRALYGASGPIFA; this is encoded by the coding sequence ATGAAGAAGCCCATCAGCAGTCTCGATCTTAACCTGTTGCTGTGCCTGCAGCTTTTGCTGCAGGAGCGCAGCGTCACCAGGGCGGCGAAGCGGATGAACGTGACGCCGTCGGCGGTGAGTAAATCGCTGGCCAAGCTGCGCGACTGGTTCGACGACCCGCTGTTTGTCAAAACGCCGTTAGGATTGCTTCCCACGCCGCTGACGGTGAGTCTTGAGCAGGATCTGGCTGACTGGATGCAAATCGGCAACCAGATACTCGATAAATTCCATCATGATTCACCTGGCGGTCTGACGTTCGTGCTGGCCGCCGAAACGCCGCTGATGCTGATCCGCTTCAATACCCTGCTGGAGCAGGTGAATCAGCGCTATCCGCAGGCGACGGTGAAGATGCACCACTGGGATTACGATTCGCTGGACGCCATTACGCGTGGCGAGGTGGATCTTGGCTTTACCGGGCGAGAAACGCATCCGCGCTCCCGCGAGCTGCTGAAGCTGCTGCCGTGGTTTATCGACTACGAAATCCTGTTCAGCGACCGCCCCTGCGTCTATCTGCGCGAGGATCATCCGGCGCTTCAGCAAGAGTGGAATCTGGATACCTTCCTGCGCTACCCGCATATCAGCATCTTCTGGGAACGCAGCGACACCTGGGCGCTGGATGAGGTGCTAAAGGAGATGGGACGTGAACGTAATATCGCCATGTGCCTGCCGGGCTTCGAACAGGCGATGTTTATGGCGGCGCAGCCCGGCCATCACTATATCGCCACCGCGCCGCACTACTGCCACCACTACAATGAACTCCACCAGCGGAAGCTGATCGCGCTTCCCATTCCCATTGATGAGGAGCTGGCGGAAAAGTTGACCGTGCCGTTCACGCTGATCTGGCATAAACGGAACAGCCATAACCCAAAAATCCTCTGGCTGCGGGAGACCATCAGGGCGCTGTACGGTGCGAGCGGTCCAATTTTTGCCTAA
- a CDS encoding MFS transporter codes for MARFLFCSFALVLLYPSGIDMYLVGLPHIARDLGASEAQLHIAFSAYLAGMASSMVFAGKIADKAGRQPVAITGAIIFALASLLCSQAQNSPLFLAGRFIQGIGAGGCYVVAFAILRDTLSAQRRAKVLSMLNGITCIIPVLAPVVGYLIMLKFPWQSLFWTMAAMGALVFVLSIAVLKETHPGSQNTGHPPTIHPAEKLLNRFFLSRLAVTTLSVAVILTYVNVSPVLLMETMGFDRGEYSTVMALTAMVSMAVSFSTPFALNVFSQRTLMLTSQVLFLAAGIILATATSHAVMLVGITLICAGFSVGFGVAMSQALGPFSLRAGVASSVLGIAQVCGSSLWIWLAAVIGLNALNMLIGVLIGCSILCITLLMVIQPAAHYEEAHQQSRS; via the coding sequence ATGGCGCGTTTTCTGTTTTGTAGTTTCGCATTAGTTCTGCTTTATCCGTCCGGCATTGATATGTATCTGGTGGGATTACCGCACATCGCCCGCGATCTGGGCGCCAGCGAGGCGCAGCTGCACATCGCGTTTTCGGCCTACCTCGCGGGGATGGCGTCGTCGATGGTGTTTGCCGGGAAGATCGCGGATAAGGCTGGCCGTCAGCCAGTGGCGATAACCGGCGCCATCATTTTTGCCCTGGCGTCCCTTCTCTGCTCGCAGGCGCAAAACAGCCCCCTGTTCCTGGCCGGGCGCTTTATCCAGGGCATTGGGGCGGGTGGCTGTTACGTGGTGGCCTTTGCGATCCTGCGCGACACCTTAAGCGCCCAGCGTCGCGCGAAGGTGCTCTCCATGCTTAACGGCATAACCTGCATCATCCCGGTGCTGGCTCCCGTCGTGGGCTACCTGATCATGCTGAAATTCCCGTGGCAGAGCCTGTTCTGGACCATGGCAGCCATGGGCGCGCTGGTGTTTGTCCTGTCGATCGCCGTGCTGAAAGAAACCCACCCGGGCTCGCAAAATACCGGTCACCCCCCAACAATTCACCCGGCAGAGAAGCTGCTTAACCGCTTTTTTCTCAGTCGTCTGGCCGTCACCACGCTAAGCGTGGCGGTGATCCTCACCTATGTAAACGTTTCCCCGGTTTTACTGATGGAGACCATGGGCTTCGATCGCGGCGAGTATTCAACGGTGATGGCGTTAACCGCCATGGTCAGTATGGCCGTCTCGTTCTCCACCCCCTTTGCGCTAAATGTTTTTAGCCAGCGCACGCTGATGCTGACCTCTCAGGTGCTGTTCCTCGCAGCAGGCATAATCCTGGCGACGGCCACCTCACACGCGGTGATGCTGGTGGGTATTACGCTCATTTGTGCCGGGTTCTCGGTTGGCTTTGGCGTGGCGATGAGTCAGGCGCTCGGCCCGTTCTCGCTGCGGGCAGGCGTGGCGAGCTCGGTGCTGGGTATAGCGCAGGTCTGCGGCTCGTCGCTGTGGATCTGGCTGGCGGCGGTCATCGGACTTAACGCGCTGAATATGCTGATCGGGGTTCTGATTGGCTGTAGCATACTGTGCATTACCTTACTTATGGTCATCCAGCCCGCGGCACATTATGAAGAAGCCCATCAGCAGTCTCGATCTTAA